The Comamonas testosteroni genome contains the following window.
TGGTTGGCTTCGCTCACAAAGGGCTGGAGAACCGCGGCGGCAATGTCGGGGTGGTTGAAGGACCCGAGGGTATCGCCAATGTCATGCAGCAGGGCGCACACCACATACTCCTCGTCGCGGCCGTCGCGCAGCGCGCGCGTGGCGGTTTGCAGGGAGTGGGTATAGCGGTCCACCGGAAAGCCGCCATAGTCGCCCTCCAGCAGCCTCAGATGGGCCATCACCCTGTCGGGCAGACCCTGTGTGAACTGTGCAAACTCGCCGCCGATCACCTGCCAGTCTTCACGCGTGCTGTCTTGCATGCGCAGAAAATTCGCCCGTGCATTCATGCCATGTCTTTCGTGGGTTATGGTCGTTGCACTGTAGGGCGCTGGCAGGGGCTGAGCTGTCAAGGGCATGACATGCAGCCGCTGCCTTGATGTGCGAGCGAATCGTGCTTGCCGCAGACGGCGTGCGAGGACTGCAGGCGTCAGTAGGTTTCCAGGTGCAGACGTCCTTCGCGCTTGAGTCTTGCGCCAAGCTCCTCCCACCCTAGTCCTGCTTGCTGGGCCACGTCACGCAGGGCCAGCACGACGCCGTCCTCCATGCTTTTGAGACCGCAGACATAGATATGCGTGTTGTCGTCGCACAGCAGCTCCATGAGGTCGGCCGAGCGCTCGCGCATGGCGTCCTGCACATAGCGCCTGGGCTGGCCGGCCACGCGCGAGAAGGCGAAATTGATGTCGATGAAATCCTTGGGCAGGTTCTGCAAGGGGCCGAAATAGGGCAGTTCCTGAGGCGTTCGCGCACCGAAGAACAGCAGCAGTTTGCCGCTGTCGAACTTGCCGCTCTTGCGCAGGCGGCGGCGCCACTCCGTCATGGCGCGCATGGGTGCGCTGCCCGTGCCGGTGCAGATCATCACGATGTGCGAGCGCGGGTGATTGGGCATGAGAAAGCTGCTGCCAAACGGGCCTATCACCTGCACCTTGTCACCCACCTGCAGATCACAGAGATAGTTGCTGGCCACGCCGCGCACGGGCTGACCCTGGTGATCCTCGACCACGCGTTTCACGGTCAAGGCCAGATTGTTGTAGCCGGGGCGCTCGCCGTTGCGGGCGCTGGCAATCGAGTACTGACGCGCCACATGGGGCTTGCCGCCGGCATCCACACCCGGCGGAACAATGCCCAGCGACTGGCCTTCGAGCACCGGGAAAGGCATGGCGCCGAAGTCCAGCACGATATGGTGGGTCTCGTTGTCGAAGCCGGCTTCCGTGCAGTTCAGATTGCCCACCACCGTGGCCGTCACCGCAGCCTTGGGACCATGCAGATTGGTGTAGGCATGGGCGGCAGACCAGGGCGGTGTGGTGGCGCCATAGCTGGCTGCGCGAAAGACTTCCGCAGTGCCGCTTTCGGCCATGCCGGCAGCGGCCGCGATCACGGCCTGAGCCTGGCTCAGATCATCCACATCTCCGGCATTCTCGGTCGTCTGCGCGGCGGCCAGCACATCGGCGCAAAGCTCTTCGGGCAGGCTCTCCCAGCCCAGCTGCTCGGCAACGCTGTAGGGCTTGCTTGCCGACACCAGCCGCCAGTTGTCGATTGAGCCGGTAGGGCAGGGCGAGATGCAGTCCATGCAGCCGTTGCACTTGTCCGCCATGACCACATAGTTGTTGTCGTCATGCGTGATGGCGTCCACGGGGCAGGTCGCCTCGCAGGTGTTGCAGCGAATGCAGATTTCCGGGTCTATCAGATGCTGCTTCAGGATGCCGTTTTCAATCAGCGTGATGGTGCTCATTTCTTTCTCCCAACTGGCATGGCCTAAAACTGACACTGCACCAAGTGAGAGGTGCCGAGCAAGAGCCGCCTCGCGGCGAAGGCACCGTCCCCTTGGGGAAGCCGCGTAGCGGCTCAGGGGTCACCCAAACTTCACATACTCGAAGTCCACGGGCTGGCGATTGATACCCATGACCGGGGGGGCAATCCAGCCGGCAAACTTGCCGGGCTCCAGGCATTGCTTCATCAGCGATGCGACAAAGCTGCGGTCGTCGTCGCTGGCCAGCCACTCGTTCTTCCTGGACAGCCATTCCTGCTCGCTCACAGGGCGGCCGTCGGGGCTGATGCGCACGCCTGCCAGCGCGCCGATCTGACGGTTGAAGGCCTTGTGCGGCACCGTCAGGCGAAAGTCGATGCCGGCCTTTTCCATCACCTTGTTCCAGCGGCCCACACCGGCATTGCTGTCCTTGATGTAGTCGTCGCGCAGCACCTCGTTCAAGGCGTTGAGCATGGGCACTTCCTTTTCCTGCAACTTGCCGTCCACTACTTCCAGCACTTTGTAGTTCTGGTCGTGCAGCTTGTGGTCGTCCTCGCGCTTGCCCTCTTCGTAACGGCCCTTGAGGCCCGAGCTGTAGAAGGTGGCGGCATTGCTCGACTGGTCGGCGCCGAAAAGGTCGATGGTCACGCTGTAGTGGAAGTTCAGATAGCGCTGGATCGTGGGCAGGTCGATGACGCCCGCGTTGCGCAGCTTGTTCACATCGTCGGTCTTGAGTTCGTTCATGACCTGGCAGGTGCGGGCCAGAACGCGCGAGACGCCGGACTCGCCGACGAACATGTGATGCGCCTCTTCGGTCAGCATGAATTTGGTGGTGCGTGCCAGCGGATCGAACGCGGATTCGGCCAGCGCTGCGAGCTGGAATTTCCCGTCTCTGTCGGTGAAGTAGGTGAACATGAAGAACGCCAGCCAGTCCGGCGTTTTTTCATTGAAGGCGCCCAGAATGCGCGGGTTGTTTTCATCGCCGCTCTGGCGCTCCAGCAAGGCCTCGGCTTCCTCGCGTCCATCACGTCCGAAATGCTTGTGCAGCAGATAGACCATGGCCCAGAGATGGCGGCCTTCTTCCACATTGACCTGGAACAGATTGCGCAGGTCGTACATGGATGGCGCGGTCAGGCCCAGATGGCGCTGCTGCTCCACCGAAGCGGGCTCGGTATCGCCTTGCGTGACGATGATGCGACGCAGGTTGGCGCGGTGCTCGCCGGGCACATCCTGCCAGGCTTTCTCACCCTTGTGATCGCCAAAATGAATGCTGCGTTCCTGATCAGCCGGGTTCAGGAAGATGCCCCAGCGATAGTCACGCATCTTGACGTAGCCGAACTGCGCCCAGCCCTGCGGATCCACGCTCACCGCGGTACGCAGATAGACATCGTAGTTGGTCGATCCTTCGGGGCCCACATCATCCCACCAGCGGATGAAGCTGGGCTGCCAGCTCTCCAGCGCACGCTGCAGCGTGCGGTCGCCGCTGAGGTCCACGTTGTTGGGAATCTTCTGGCTGTAGTCGATGCTGCTCATGGGGAGTCTCCTGTAATGTTTTGCCGATTCATGAAGCCGTGCAGTCGCTTCGAAACTGGTGCAGCCCAGGCGAGTAACGCCGAGCAAGGGCCGCCCCGCTGCGAGGGCGTTGTCCCCCTCCGGCACGCAGTGCCAGAGAGGGGGAAGCGGCATAGCCGCTCAGGGGGAGTTTCCTCATACCCTGTTGAAATCGAAGCCGGCTTTCTGTCCGGTGCCGTAGAGCTTCAAAGCGCCTTTTTCACCGACCGCATTGGGGCGGTTGAAGATCCAGTTCTGCCAGGCCGACAGACGCCCGAAGATGCGCGTGACCATGTTTTCCTGGCTGGCGAAACGCAGATTGGCTTCGAGGCCCGTGAGCGCATCGGGCGACATGGCGGCGCGCTCTTCCTTGGCGATGCGGATCTCGTCTTCCCAGTCGATATCGTCAAGCGCGGCGGTGACCAGTCCCAGCTGTTGCGCGGCATCGCCGTTGAGCGGCTTGCCCATCGCCGCGCGCGCGGCTTCCAGGGGCCCGGACTCCTCATAGAAGCGCCGCTGCAGACGGCTTTGATCGTTGACCAGCGGCAGCAGGCCGAAGTTGAATTCATCGAGCTCGATCACGGGCTCGCGCTCGGGCTCGTCGGGCAGCACCAGCATGTAGGCGCGATCGGCGCAGAAGACCAGCTCGGCCAGCATGCCGGCAAAGCAGGAGCCGGGCTCGATCAAGGCGAACAGCGAACGCGACGACACATCGAGGCGTGCAAAGGTGCGGCGCAGCAGGCCCAGGGTTTGCTGCACCAGCCAGTGATCCTTGTGCGCCATCAGAGACTGGTCTGCCGCCAGCACGGCGCGTGCATCGCCCTCGGTCTTGAGAATCCAGGTGCCCACATCTAGCTCGTTGGTGCGCAGATGCAGTATGGCGTCGTCGAGCTCGCGGCCCATGGCCAGCGGCCACCAGGCAGCACCTGCGTTTTCAATGGCTTCGATGCTGCCGGGCTGTTCGCCCCTGGGGGACTTGACCGTAATGGTGGCGCTGCGCTTGCTGCGATCGATCTGCACGCTGACGTGGCGATAGTGCAGGCCGTCCGGGCTCTCCTCGCGCTGCAGCCTGGTGAGCTGTATGCCTTTGGCGGACGTCGGGCGCGGGCTGCTCTCGCCCAGCGCCGTGGCACGTTGCTGCACCACCTCGGCAAACTGCGCGGGCTTGGCGATCGCATCCACCAGTCGCCAGTCCACGGCGCGCTGGCCGCGCACGCCTTCCACGCTGGTGCAGAAGATGTCGGCCAGGTCGTGGCGCACATGGCGCTTGTCGGTCACGCGCGTCAGCCCGCCGGTGCCGGGCAGCACGCCCAGCAGCGGAACCTCGGGCAGCGATACCGAGGAAGATCGGTCGTCGATCAGCACGATGTCGTCGCAGGCCAGAGCCAGCTCGTAGCCGCCGCCCGCGCAGGCGCCGTTGACGGCGGCAACGAACTTGAGTCCGTCGTGCCGGGAGCTGTCCTCCATGCCGTTGCGCGTCTCGTTGGTGAACTTGCAGAAGTTCACCTTCCAGGCGTGGGACGAGACTCCGAGCATGAAGATATTTGCGCCCGAGCAGAAGATGCGTTCCTTGCCGCTGGTGACGATCACGGAGCGAACCTGCGGGTGTTCAAAACGGATGCGGTTGAGGGCATCGTGCAGTTCCACATCCACGCCCAGGTCATAGCTGTTGAGCTTGAGCTTGTAGCCGGGGCGTATGCCTCCGTCTTCGGCGAT
Protein-coding sequences here:
- a CDS encoding HD domain-containing protein; its protein translation is MNARANFLRMQDSTREDWQVIGGEFAQFTQGLPDRVMAHLRLLEGDYGGFPVDRYTHSLQTATRALRDGRDEEYVVCALLHDIGDTLGSFNHPDIAAAVLQPFVSEANHWMVKHHGIFQGHYFFHHIGLDRDMREQFREHPHYTRTAEFCELYDNPAFDPRAETLPLGEFEPMLRRLMQRPRQSIYKAAMDSEMQDARKS
- the boxA gene encoding benzoyl-CoA 2,3-epoxidase subunit BoxA — its product is MSTITLIENGILKQHLIDPEICIRCNTCEATCPVDAITHDDNNYVVMADKCNGCMDCISPCPTGSIDNWRLVSASKPYSVAEQLGWESLPEELCADVLAAAQTTENAGDVDDLSQAQAVIAAAAGMAESGTAEVFRAASYGATTPPWSAAHAYTNLHGPKAAVTATVVGNLNCTEAGFDNETHHIVLDFGAMPFPVLEGQSLGIVPPGVDAGGKPHVARQYSIASARNGERPGYNNLALTVKRVVEDHQGQPVRGVASNYLCDLQVGDKVQVIGPFGSSFLMPNHPRSHIVMICTGTGSAPMRAMTEWRRRLRKSGKFDSGKLLLFFGARTPQELPYFGPLQNLPKDFIDINFAFSRVAGQPRRYVQDAMRERSADLMELLCDDNTHIYVCGLKSMEDGVVLALRDVAQQAGLGWEELGARLKREGRLHLETY
- the boxB gene encoding benzoyl-CoA 2,3-epoxidase subunit BoxB, with amino-acid sequence MSSIDYSQKIPNNVDLSGDRTLQRALESWQPSFIRWWDDVGPEGSTNYDVYLRTAVSVDPQGWAQFGYVKMRDYRWGIFLNPADQERSIHFGDHKGEKAWQDVPGEHRANLRRIIVTQGDTEPASVEQQRHLGLTAPSMYDLRNLFQVNVEEGRHLWAMVYLLHKHFGRDGREEAEALLERQSGDENNPRILGAFNEKTPDWLAFFMFTYFTDRDGKFQLAALAESAFDPLARTTKFMLTEEAHHMFVGESGVSRVLARTCQVMNELKTDDVNKLRNAGVIDLPTIQRYLNFHYSVTIDLFGADQSSNAATFYSSGLKGRYEEGKREDDHKLHDQNYKVLEVVDGKLQEKEVPMLNALNEVLRDDYIKDSNAGVGRWNKVMEKAGIDFRLTVPHKAFNRQIGALAGVRISPDGRPVSEQEWLSRKNEWLASDDDRSFVASLMKQCLEPGKFAGWIAPPVMGINRQPVDFEYVKFG
- the boxC gene encoding 2,3-epoxybenzoyl-CoA dihydrolase; amino-acid sequence: MQQQTNVDYRTEPSQYRHWSFEVDGNIARLKLDIAEDGGIRPGYKLKLNSYDLGVDVELHDALNRIRFEHPQVRSVIVTSGKERIFCSGANIFMLGVSSHAWKVNFCKFTNETRNGMEDSSRHDGLKFVAAVNGACAGGGYELALACDDIVLIDDRSSSVSLPEVPLLGVLPGTGGLTRVTDKRHVRHDLADIFCTSVEGVRGQRAVDWRLVDAIAKPAQFAEVVQQRATALGESSPRPTSAKGIQLTRLQREESPDGLHYRHVSVQIDRSKRSATITVKSPRGEQPGSIEAIENAGAAWWPLAMGRELDDAILHLRTNELDVGTWILKTEGDARAVLAADQSLMAHKDHWLVQQTLGLLRRTFARLDVSSRSLFALIEPGSCFAGMLAELVFCADRAYMLVLPDEPEREPVIELDEFNFGLLPLVNDQSRLQRRFYEESGPLEAARAAMGKPLNGDAAQQLGLVTAALDDIDWEDEIRIAKEERAAMSPDALTGLEANLRFASQENMVTRIFGRLSAWQNWIFNRPNAVGEKGALKLYGTGQKAGFDFNRV